A DNA window from Ipomoea triloba cultivar NCNSP0323 chromosome 10, ASM357664v1 contains the following coding sequences:
- the LOC116033615 gene encoding uncharacterized protein LOC116033615 isoform X2 yields MGLKKPPEKENLPASTPTRGDDDDDIANASPLTSLPPANINDPIQFGNTAGFNETHRSTNDCNMTDSDDDEVKYLADTLLQLEGMITRRENDVQPVDAQLSSPKNIDKRVQTAGRERIREPLQKRSRTKLGTKEFAGDLSSPASGSGTSTFLANDDDAAMRSRPSENSLPFSQTEQTVFGSYEPSSANSGRSSALVGPTSSTNNQMYLPPGFRAQDVVGQTPSFTNIAGSMPPGVIYSHVPVGNRGLLGQNHLAQPFYGNSTRNMSPQSSMYFRTPMAYRGGFAAFARGNHLGGSGTQAFQGVPFSSSIQPVGQQFSSGQVMNLPPGSNYFSQGLRIQAAESSNIQPVMRNQFPIRFGISQADLFGTQQSGRYQQYQAPNVGYRMSFPSGQGIPSANVAVGIPRASNIHGHPPRGWSRVRPRSKLIPSAHPSLPPVVEHEMRDLDSTSSSTDSDSTPSPVSAPSLESIPSLQPSGEQCWLCKRDVAFTPDGPLSQPRMPPVVAVLPCHHVFHAECLEKITPKEQAEDPPCIPCVTGEP; encoded by the exons ATGGGATTAAAGAAACCACCTGAAAAGGAGAACCTACCAGCCTCGACTCCAACCCGaggggatgatgatgatgatattgcAAATGCCTCCCCATTAACATCTTTGCCTCCTGCAAATATTAATGATCCTATTCAATTTGGCAACACCGCGGGGTTTAATGAAACACACCGTTCAACAAATGATTGTAATATGACAGATTCAGATGATGACGAGGTGAAGTACTTGGCAGACACTTTACTACAGTTGGAAGGAATGATAACCcgaagagaaaatgatgttcAGCCTGTTGATGCTCAGCTTAGCTCTCCAAAAAACATTGACAAGAGAGTCCAGACAGCTGGAAGGGAAAGAATCAGAGAACCATTACAGAAGAGATCAAGAACTAAACTCGGTACCAAAGAATTTGCTG GTGATCTTTCAAGTCCAGCCTCTGGCTCGGGCACCTCAACATTCTTGGCTAATGATGATGATGCAGCTATGCGTAGTAGGCCGAGTGAAAATTCATTACCTTTTTCACAGACAGAACAAACTGTATTTGGTAGCTATGAGCCTTCTTCTGCAAACAGTGGTAGAAGTTCAGCTCTTGTTGGTCCGACCAGTTCGACAAACAATCAAATGTATTTGCCTCCAGGCTTTCGAG CTCAAGATGTTGTTGGGCAGACACCAAGCTTCACAAATATTGCAGGGAGCATGCCACCTGGAGTCATATATTCTCACGTTCCCGTGGGTAATAGAGGTTTACTTGGCCAAAACCATTTAG CTCAACCATTTTATGGAAACAGTACGAGGAACATGTCACCTCAATCTTCCATGTATTTCCGTACTCCCATGGCTTATAGAGGAGGTTTTGCAGCTTTTGCCAGGGGTAATCATTTAG GGGGTAGTGGAACACAAGCCTTTCAAGGTGTTCCATTTTCATCAAGCATTCAACCAGTTG GTCAGCAGTTCTCTAGTGGTCAAGTTATGAATCTGCCCCCAGGCAGTAACTACTTTTCTCAGGGACTGAGAATCCAGGCTGCAGAAAGCAGTAATATCCAACCTGTCATGAGAAACCAATTTCCTATAAGGTTTGGTATTTCTCAAGCTGATCTGTTTGGCACCCAGCAAAGCG GTCGTTATCAGCAATATCAGGCTCCAAATGTTGGGTATCGTATGTCATTTCCAAGCG GTCAAGGAATTCCTAGTGCAAATGTTGCTGTAGGAATTCCTCGGGCTTCTAATATCCATGGCCATCCACCTCGGGGTTGGTCCAGAGTCCGGCCCCGTTCAAAACTCATACCTTCTGCTCATCCTTCATTGCCTCCTGTGGTTGAGCACG AAATGCGAGATTTAGATTCTACTTCATCATCGACGGATTCAGATTCTACGCCATCGCCAGTTTCTGCGCCATCGCTAGAATCTATACCGTCTCTTCAGCCAAGCGGGGAGCAATGCTGGCTATGCAAGAGGGATGTCGCGTTCACTCCAGATGGCCCGCTGTCTCAGCCTCGTATGCCACCGGTTGTCGCTGTTCTTCCTTGTCACCATGTGTTTCATGCTGAATGCTTGGAGAAAATCACACCTAAGGAACAAGCTGAAGATCCTCCCTGCATTCCCTGTGTCACTGGTGAACCATGA
- the LOC116033615 gene encoding uncharacterized protein LOC116033615 isoform X3 — MGLKKPPEKENLPASTPTRGDDDDDIANASPLTSLPPANINDPIQFGNTAGFNETHRSTNDCNMTDSDDDEVKYLADTLLQLEGMITRRENDVQPVDAQLSSPKNIDKRVQTAGRERIREPLQKRSRTKLGTKEFAGDLSSPASGSGTSTFLANDDDAAMRSRPSENSLPFSQTEQTVFGSYEPSSANSGRSSALVGPTSSTNNQMYLPPGFRAQDVVGQTPSFTNIAGSMPPGVIYSHVPVGNRGLLGQNHLAQPFYGNSTRNMSPQSSMYFRTPMAYRGGFAAFARGGSGTQAFQGVPFSSSIQPVVSTGQQFSSGQVMNLPPGSNYFSQGLRIQAAESSNIQPVMRNQFPIRFGISQADLFGTQQSGRYQQYQAPNVGYRMSFPSGQGIPSANVAVGIPRASNIHGHPPRGWSRVRPRSKLIPSAHPSLPPVVEHEMRDLDSTSSSTDSDSTPSPVSAPSLESIPSLQPSGEQCWLCKRDVAFTPDGPLSQPRMPPVVAVLPCHHVFHAECLEKITPKEQAEDPPCIPCVTGEP; from the exons ATGGGATTAAAGAAACCACCTGAAAAGGAGAACCTACCAGCCTCGACTCCAACCCGaggggatgatgatgatgatattgcAAATGCCTCCCCATTAACATCTTTGCCTCCTGCAAATATTAATGATCCTATTCAATTTGGCAACACCGCGGGGTTTAATGAAACACACCGTTCAACAAATGATTGTAATATGACAGATTCAGATGATGACGAGGTGAAGTACTTGGCAGACACTTTACTACAGTTGGAAGGAATGATAACCcgaagagaaaatgatgttcAGCCTGTTGATGCTCAGCTTAGCTCTCCAAAAAACATTGACAAGAGAGTCCAGACAGCTGGAAGGGAAAGAATCAGAGAACCATTACAGAAGAGATCAAGAACTAAACTCGGTACCAAAGAATTTGCTG GTGATCTTTCAAGTCCAGCCTCTGGCTCGGGCACCTCAACATTCTTGGCTAATGATGATGATGCAGCTATGCGTAGTAGGCCGAGTGAAAATTCATTACCTTTTTCACAGACAGAACAAACTGTATTTGGTAGCTATGAGCCTTCTTCTGCAAACAGTGGTAGAAGTTCAGCTCTTGTTGGTCCGACCAGTTCGACAAACAATCAAATGTATTTGCCTCCAGGCTTTCGAG CTCAAGATGTTGTTGGGCAGACACCAAGCTTCACAAATATTGCAGGGAGCATGCCACCTGGAGTCATATATTCTCACGTTCCCGTGGGTAATAGAGGTTTACTTGGCCAAAACCATTTAG CTCAACCATTTTATGGAAACAGTACGAGGAACATGTCACCTCAATCTTCCATGTATTTCCGTACTCCCATGGCTTATAGAGGAGGTTTTGCAGCTTTTGCCAGGG GGGGTAGTGGAACACAAGCCTTTCAAGGTGTTCCATTTTCATCAAGCATTCAACCAGTTG TTTCTACAGGTCAGCAGTTCTCTAGTGGTCAAGTTATGAATCTGCCCCCAGGCAGTAACTACTTTTCTCAGGGACTGAGAATCCAGGCTGCAGAAAGCAGTAATATCCAACCTGTCATGAGAAACCAATTTCCTATAAGGTTTGGTATTTCTCAAGCTGATCTGTTTGGCACCCAGCAAAGCG GTCGTTATCAGCAATATCAGGCTCCAAATGTTGGGTATCGTATGTCATTTCCAAGCG GTCAAGGAATTCCTAGTGCAAATGTTGCTGTAGGAATTCCTCGGGCTTCTAATATCCATGGCCATCCACCTCGGGGTTGGTCCAGAGTCCGGCCCCGTTCAAAACTCATACCTTCTGCTCATCCTTCATTGCCTCCTGTGGTTGAGCACG AAATGCGAGATTTAGATTCTACTTCATCATCGACGGATTCAGATTCTACGCCATCGCCAGTTTCTGCGCCATCGCTAGAATCTATACCGTCTCTTCAGCCAAGCGGGGAGCAATGCTGGCTATGCAAGAGGGATGTCGCGTTCACTCCAGATGGCCCGCTGTCTCAGCCTCGTATGCCACCGGTTGTCGCTGTTCTTCCTTGTCACCATGTGTTTCATGCTGAATGCTTGGAGAAAATCACACCTAAGGAACAAGCTGAAGATCCTCCCTGCATTCCCTGTGTCACTGGTGAACCATGA
- the LOC116033615 gene encoding uncharacterized protein LOC116033615 isoform X1, which translates to MGLKKPPEKENLPASTPTRGDDDDDIANASPLTSLPPANINDPIQFGNTAGFNETHRSTNDCNMTDSDDDEVKYLADTLLQLEGMITRRENDVQPVDAQLSSPKNIDKRVQTAGRERIREPLQKRSRTKLGTKEFAGDLSSPASGSGTSTFLANDDDAAMRSRPSENSLPFSQTEQTVFGSYEPSSANSGRSSALVGPTSSTNNQMYLPPGFRAQDVVGQTPSFTNIAGSMPPGVIYSHVPVGNRGLLGQNHLAQPFYGNSTRNMSPQSSMYFRTPMAYRGGFAAFARGNHLGGSGTQAFQGVPFSSSIQPVVSTGQQFSSGQVMNLPPGSNYFSQGLRIQAAESSNIQPVMRNQFPIRFGISQADLFGTQQSGRYQQYQAPNVGYRMSFPSGQGIPSANVAVGIPRASNIHGHPPRGWSRVRPRSKLIPSAHPSLPPVVEHEMRDLDSTSSSTDSDSTPSPVSAPSLESIPSLQPSGEQCWLCKRDVAFTPDGPLSQPRMPPVVAVLPCHHVFHAECLEKITPKEQAEDPPCIPCVTGEP; encoded by the exons ATGGGATTAAAGAAACCACCTGAAAAGGAGAACCTACCAGCCTCGACTCCAACCCGaggggatgatgatgatgatattgcAAATGCCTCCCCATTAACATCTTTGCCTCCTGCAAATATTAATGATCCTATTCAATTTGGCAACACCGCGGGGTTTAATGAAACACACCGTTCAACAAATGATTGTAATATGACAGATTCAGATGATGACGAGGTGAAGTACTTGGCAGACACTTTACTACAGTTGGAAGGAATGATAACCcgaagagaaaatgatgttcAGCCTGTTGATGCTCAGCTTAGCTCTCCAAAAAACATTGACAAGAGAGTCCAGACAGCTGGAAGGGAAAGAATCAGAGAACCATTACAGAAGAGATCAAGAACTAAACTCGGTACCAAAGAATTTGCTG GTGATCTTTCAAGTCCAGCCTCTGGCTCGGGCACCTCAACATTCTTGGCTAATGATGATGATGCAGCTATGCGTAGTAGGCCGAGTGAAAATTCATTACCTTTTTCACAGACAGAACAAACTGTATTTGGTAGCTATGAGCCTTCTTCTGCAAACAGTGGTAGAAGTTCAGCTCTTGTTGGTCCGACCAGTTCGACAAACAATCAAATGTATTTGCCTCCAGGCTTTCGAG CTCAAGATGTTGTTGGGCAGACACCAAGCTTCACAAATATTGCAGGGAGCATGCCACCTGGAGTCATATATTCTCACGTTCCCGTGGGTAATAGAGGTTTACTTGGCCAAAACCATTTAG CTCAACCATTTTATGGAAACAGTACGAGGAACATGTCACCTCAATCTTCCATGTATTTCCGTACTCCCATGGCTTATAGAGGAGGTTTTGCAGCTTTTGCCAGGGGTAATCATTTAG GGGGTAGTGGAACACAAGCCTTTCAAGGTGTTCCATTTTCATCAAGCATTCAACCAGTTG TTTCTACAGGTCAGCAGTTCTCTAGTGGTCAAGTTATGAATCTGCCCCCAGGCAGTAACTACTTTTCTCAGGGACTGAGAATCCAGGCTGCAGAAAGCAGTAATATCCAACCTGTCATGAGAAACCAATTTCCTATAAGGTTTGGTATTTCTCAAGCTGATCTGTTTGGCACCCAGCAAAGCG GTCGTTATCAGCAATATCAGGCTCCAAATGTTGGGTATCGTATGTCATTTCCAAGCG GTCAAGGAATTCCTAGTGCAAATGTTGCTGTAGGAATTCCTCGGGCTTCTAATATCCATGGCCATCCACCTCGGGGTTGGTCCAGAGTCCGGCCCCGTTCAAAACTCATACCTTCTGCTCATCCTTCATTGCCTCCTGTGGTTGAGCACG AAATGCGAGATTTAGATTCTACTTCATCATCGACGGATTCAGATTCTACGCCATCGCCAGTTTCTGCGCCATCGCTAGAATCTATACCGTCTCTTCAGCCAAGCGGGGAGCAATGCTGGCTATGCAAGAGGGATGTCGCGTTCACTCCAGATGGCCCGCTGTCTCAGCCTCGTATGCCACCGGTTGTCGCTGTTCTTCCTTGTCACCATGTGTTTCATGCTGAATGCTTGGAGAAAATCACACCTAAGGAACAAGCTGAAGATCCTCCCTGCATTCCCTGTGTCACTGGTGAACCATGA
- the LOC116033294 gene encoding uncharacterized protein LOC116033294 translates to MLAIPQIPAVEQQAPRPSQRQQSHPQPQDRNLEEVQSTDRTRRSDREGRRYDPIQRRSAFDRIRNSVRSRLGPQNNNEHARQMPQMTVEESSTGSAQHGDAHLADRRARPVGRVSDRQTNRVGDQPVREERQLDEEDSPRLQMARMQERIDRLEQELRERVGAGKEPSCSLVATPFTDDIMSAHYPQDLQISLAHTYSGRYDPQEHVDMYYGNMLMLGVSDAVICRAFFATLVGKATEWFKGLEQGSIRNFGQLADKFVKRFAASKSRKKSYTCLNKVNQAVGEPLSTFLFRWEREVDEVEPMEDRVAIQAFLASLCSGTLYYDLIVNPPRTYEEAITRAKHHADATEANMAKRRDEQPVNRDRGHDQRKNKPPFRHVKQYNRPEDVPRFTPLNRPLVEVLQFAEQCNLIHPPEPIPEGEDKRKYCAFHRVKGHNTSECMALRMLIEQLIQKGELRQFVMKEDRNQRKTERNVMKRNPERHDEAFVPPRLADEKAVEKKPVIHVIYGGPEGGDSSRQRKQWARNLYVGMIHSEPREKRKRTEPILFTDDDLPLHGEAQNDPLVITLDVNGTDVQRVLVDTGSSVNILYFDVFARLGLSID, encoded by the coding sequence ATGCTTGCAATTCCTCAAATCCCTGCCGTGGAACAACAGGCGCCCCGACCTTCCCAGAGGCAACAgtcgcacccccaacctcaagatCGTAACTTGGAGGAAGTCCAATCTACGGATCGCACACGGAGGTCCGATCGAGAGGGACGTCGGTATGACCCCATTCAACGTAGGAGCGCTTTTGATCGCATCCGGAATAGCGTTAGATCTCGGTTGGGGCCCCAGAATAACAATGAACACGCGAGACAAATGCCCCAAATGACTGTAGAGGAAAGCAGCACCGGGAGTGCACAACATGGGGACGCCCATTTAGCTGACAGAAGGGCCCGACCTGTCGGTCGGGTGAGTGATCGGCAGACCAATCGAGTAGGCGATCAACCGGTTAGGGAAGAGAGGCAACTCGATGAAGAGGATAGTCCCCGACTCCAAATGGCCAGGATGCAGGAAAGAATAGATCGTTTAGAACAAGAGCTTCGCGAGAGAGTCGGCGCGGGAAAAGAACCATCATGCTCGCTGGTTGCCACCCCCTTTACGGACGACATCATGAGTGCCCACTATCCGCAGGACCTCCAAATCTCGCTGGCTCACACTTATTCCGGACGGTACGACCCGCAAGAGCATGTCGACATGTACtatggcaacatgttgatgttgggagtaAGCGATGCGGTCATTTGTAGAGCTTTCTTCGCTACCTTAGTCGGTAAGGCGACCGAATGGTTCAAGGGTTTGGAGCAGGGGTCGATCAGAAATTTTGGTCAGTTGGCCGATAAGTTTGTAAAGCGTTTCGCTGCAAGTAAATCGAGAAAGAAATCTTACACTTGCCTGAACAAGGTAAACCAAGCTGTGGGAGAACCGTTGTCTACTTTCCTATTTAGATGGGAACGTGAGGTTGATGAGGTTGAACCGATGGAGGACCGGGTGGCAATCCAAGCTTTCCTTGCATCACTTTGTTCCGGGACGCTCTACTACGACCTCATAGTTAATCCCCCCCGAACCTATGAGGAGGCCATCACCAGAGCCAAGCATCATGCAGATGCCACCGAAGCTAACATGGCAAAGAGACGCGATGAGCAGCCGGTCAATCGGGACAGAGGCCACgatcaaaggaaaaataaaccacCGTTCAGACACGTCAAACAATACAATCGACCAGAAGATGTACCACGTTTCACTCCGTTGAACAGACCCCTGGTGGAAGTCTTGCAGTTTGCCGAACAATGCAATTTGATCCACCCACCGGAGCCGATACCCGAGGGGGAGGACAAGAGAAAGTATTGTGCTTTCCACAGAGTCAAGGGACACAATACTTCGGAGTGCATGGCCTTGCGCATGCTCATTGAACAACTCATTCAGAAGGGAGAGTTGAggcaatttgtgatgaaggaggatagaaatcaaagaaaaacggAAAGGAATGTGATGAAAAGGAATCCCGAAAGGCACGACGAGGCATTCGTCCCACCCAGGTTAGCTGATGAGAAGGCAGTCGAAAAGAAACCAGTGATCCACGTCATCTACGGGGGCCCTGAAGGAGGCGACTCTTCACGACAAAGGAAGCAATGGGCGAGAAACTTATACGTTGGGATGATTCATTCGGAACCTCGAGAGAAGAGAAAGCGTACAGAACCAATACTTTTCACTGACGATGATCTACCACTCCATGGGGAAGCCCAAAATGATCCACTCGTCATCACACTAGATGTCAACGGAACGGATGTCCAGCGGGTGCTGGTTGACACGGGGAGCTCGGTGAACATCTTATATTTTGATGTCTTTGCTCGATTGGGTCTGTCCATCGATTAG